Within the Erpetoichthys calabaricus chromosome 1, fErpCal1.3, whole genome shotgun sequence genome, the region ggcatagtgtttAAGGATTTGGAGATGAAACCCTGAcaaattctgggttcaaatccagctactgacactgtgtgaccctgagcatggCCCTTGACTTGCCtgttctccaattggaaaaaaacaacaacaaggtaaccaattgtatcataaatgttgtaaataaatgtaaaatttctttggaatatttgtttgtttggattTTTGGATCAGGAAAGTTGTCCCTGTAGTAAGCCACTACTTCTCTCCATTGTGAATTCGGCTGTATTTCTGAAGAGTACTCTTGTGATAGAATTCTTTCCCACATTAATTTCAGCCATACAATGTTTCTCCTGTGGCTCCCAAGATGGCTCCTGTGTGAgaattgcttgccacattcagaacagaaatgtggcttttcatttgtgtaaattattttgtgtCTCTAGAGATTGCTAATTTGcgagaattgttttccacattaattacAACAATACGGCTTTTCTCCaatgtgaattcttgtgtgactCTGAAGACGTCGCCTGTCAAAaaattgcttgccacattcagtacagcaatacggcttctctccagtgtgaattcttgtgtggttCCGTAGATGGCTCTTGTCAGAGAATTGCTTTTCGCATTCaatacagcaatacggcttctcaccagtgtgaattcTAATGTGTCTCTGTAGACCACTCTTTtgagagaattgtttgccacattcagaacagcaatgtggCTTTTCTCTTGTGTGAATCCTTTTGTGGCTCTGGAGATTGCTAATATGtgagaattgtttaccacattcagaacagcaatatggcttttcacCTGTGTGAATCCTTTTGTGGCTCTGGAGATTGCTAATTTgcgagaattgtttgccacattcggaACAACAATGTGGcctttctcctgtgtgaatcctTTTGTGTCGCTGGAGGTTGCTAATATGtgagaattgtttaccacattcagaacagcaatgtggCATTTCACCTGTGTGAATCCTTTTGTGGTTCTGGAGATTGCTAAAATGGGAGAattctttgccacattcagaacagcaatgtggcttttctcctgtgtgaatcctTTTGT harbors:
- the LOC114669310 gene encoding gastrula zinc finger protein XlCGF8.2DB-like, whose product is MDMKEETCEADIKTMELMSVNIKKEDCEWESIHPNKESPSIKDEDCELVTADIKEEAKETSVSIEAHTPKSMESTEPKVRSDKKRTKKKSSVRTRDDQPSSTQQCGERNKPHCCPECDKQFWYKSALQKHRRIHTGEKPHCCTECGKRFSQINHLKCHKRIHTGEKPHCCSECGKEFSHFSNLQNHKRIHTGEMPHCCSECGKQFSHISNLQRHKRIHTGERPHCCSECGKQFSQISNLQSHKRIHTGEKPYCCSECGKQFSHISNLQSHKRIHTREKPHCCSECGKQFSQKSGLQRHIRIHTGEKPYCCIECEKQFSDKSHLRNHTRIHTGEKPYCCTECGKQFFDRRRLQSHTRIHIGEKPYCCN